A window of Cohnella herbarum contains these coding sequences:
- a CDS encoding efflux RND transporter periplasmic adaptor subunit → MSRTMNKALSLGLTIVLGSSLAGCSLLPKEEEALKPPLIKPAQENYSTVNVEKGSIVKAISGSGTFESLATDISQFTGGGGRIDKILVKAGDVVKKGDVLVELILDGLDIQLKEQQLALEKAKQGFRLARSGGDENTLNIAQLQLELEQLKYDRLAKQFESKRLLAGMDGQVVFAETLDEGDFVEAYQTLVIVADPSKLRVAIRVDNANDIREVEVGVEAKITLKKEEVIGKVVQTPSSSPETLNKDLAEKYAKTLYIEVPKLPKEAKIGSMPDVKIVTQQRDNVIKIPRSGLRSYLGRNFVRVLEEGKRLREIDVEPGLTSSTEVEIIKGLTEGQVIVLQ, encoded by the coding sequence TTGTCTCGCACAATGAATAAGGCGCTATCTCTCGGATTAACGATCGTATTAGGCAGTTCTCTGGCAGGTTGCTCGCTGTTGCCCAAGGAAGAGGAAGCGTTGAAGCCGCCGCTCATCAAACCCGCTCAAGAAAACTATTCCACGGTTAACGTCGAGAAAGGATCGATCGTCAAAGCCATTTCGGGTAGCGGCACCTTCGAATCGCTCGCGACGGACATTTCCCAGTTTACGGGAGGAGGCGGGAGAATCGACAAGATTCTCGTTAAAGCCGGAGACGTGGTCAAAAAAGGCGACGTGCTCGTCGAATTGATCCTGGACGGTCTGGACATTCAGTTGAAGGAGCAGCAGCTGGCGCTGGAGAAAGCGAAACAGGGCTTTCGTCTGGCCCGTAGCGGCGGAGATGAAAACACGCTAAATATCGCACAGTTGCAGCTCGAACTCGAGCAGCTCAAATATGACAGGCTGGCGAAACAGTTTGAAAGCAAGAGGCTGTTAGCGGGCATGGACGGTCAAGTGGTGTTCGCGGAAACATTAGACGAAGGCGACTTTGTCGAAGCGTATCAGACGTTGGTCATCGTGGCCGACCCGTCCAAGCTTCGGGTAGCGATTCGCGTCGATAACGCCAACGATATCCGCGAGGTCGAGGTAGGAGTTGAAGCTAAGATTACGCTTAAGAAGGAAGAGGTTATCGGCAAGGTCGTGCAGACGCCGTCCTCTTCTCCGGAGACGTTGAATAAGGATTTAGCCGAGAAATACGCAAAAACATTGTATATCGAAGTTCCGAAGCTGCCTAAGGAAGCTAAGATCGGGTCTATGCCGGACGTGAAAATCGTTACTCAGCAACGCGACAACGTCATTAAAATTCCTCGCAGCGGATTAAGATCTTATTTGGGTCGGAATTTCGTCCGGGTATTGGAAGAGGGCAAGCGCCTTCGCGAAATCGACGTCGAACCCGGACTGACCAGTTCCACCGAAGTCGAGATCATTAAAGGGCTGACGGAAGGCCAAGTCATCGTTCTGCAGTAA
- a CDS encoding ABC transporter ATP-binding protein, whose translation MTVATKDIIHANGIKRVFGKGSGAVTVLKGVDIRLPSGKLVAFKGRSGSGKTTLINLLSALDHPSEGKIIFDGRDLTAMSSKQRDAVRRKEMGLIFQSFALIPLMSAYENVEFVLRIAGIPANERKAAAIQALDHVGLKPRMHHRPFEMSGGEQQRTAIARAIAHKPKLILADEPTAELDSRTGLHIIKVFRDLVEQSGITIALTTHDPAIMEIVDEVYELEDGQIVSHNE comes from the coding sequence ATGACGGTCGCAACCAAAGATATTATTCATGCGAATGGCATTAAACGCGTATTCGGCAAAGGCAGCGGAGCCGTAACCGTGCTGAAGGGGGTCGATATTCGTCTTCCTTCGGGCAAGCTGGTCGCGTTCAAAGGCAGGTCGGGTTCCGGTAAAACGACGCTGATTAATTTGCTTAGCGCGCTGGATCACCCTTCGGAAGGGAAGATTATTTTCGACGGACGAGATCTCACCGCGATGTCGAGTAAACAAAGGGATGCCGTACGGAGGAAAGAGATGGGGCTTATTTTCCAATCGTTTGCCCTTATTCCTCTCATGTCCGCTTACGAGAATGTCGAGTTCGTGCTCAGAATCGCCGGAATTCCGGCCAATGAGCGGAAAGCGGCGGCTATCCAGGCATTGGATCATGTCGGACTGAAACCGCGGATGCATCATAGACCTTTCGAGATGTCGGGAGGAGAGCAGCAGAGAACGGCGATCGCGCGGGCGATCGCGCATAAACCGAAGCTGATTCTAGCAGATGAGCCCACGGCGGAGTTGGATAGCCGGACGGGGTTGCATATTATTAAAGTTTTTCGGGATCTGGTAGAGCAAAGCGGGATTACGATCGCCCTGACCACGCACGATCCGGCCATCATGGAAATCGTTGACGAAGTATACGAACTGGAGGATGGACAAATTGTCTCGCACAATGAATAA
- a CDS encoding LacI family DNA-binding transcriptional regulator, translating into MKSPMAEGGIKAVAKALNLSASTVSRALNGVYGVNEDTRKLVRETASAMGYVPHLGAKQLVGKSSNMIGVFIPQFEFEASSGYVDMFSPLQLALQSHGKDALFFSIPFLHYPKDRLTECIGSRSLEGCLIFPAFSLSHPIMQEALALNLPCVNFENVVGPRCSSVVSDDREGGRLVGRKLAEKGHRVIGFLSGPPQIRICQERYEGFCEGLREAGIAHDPSLVAIGDFSGSSGADLAIRLRNEHPGMTALFCANDLMAMGAMMAFAKSGVSVPDQVSIVGYDGDHFTPYTSPPMTTIKHSREEVSSTAVKLLMELLEGNPGRGTSVPPQLIMRQSLIGLD; encoded by the coding sequence ATGAAATCCCCCATGGCCGAGGGAGGCATCAAGGCGGTCGCCAAGGCTCTGAACCTATCGGCTAGCACGGTATCGCGAGCCTTAAACGGAGTATACGGCGTAAACGAAGACACAAGGAAGCTTGTTCGGGAAACGGCAAGCGCGATGGGGTACGTGCCCCATCTCGGCGCCAAGCAACTCGTAGGGAAAAGCAGCAATATGATCGGAGTGTTCATCCCCCAATTCGAGTTCGAGGCGAGTTCGGGATACGTTGACATGTTTTCACCCTTGCAATTGGCATTGCAGAGCCATGGCAAGGATGCTTTATTTTTCTCGATTCCCTTCTTGCATTATCCGAAGGATCGACTGACGGAATGTATCGGTTCCCGGAGCTTGGAAGGTTGCCTGATTTTTCCGGCGTTCTCTCTGTCGCATCCGATCATGCAAGAAGCTCTGGCGCTTAATCTTCCTTGCGTGAATTTCGAGAACGTCGTCGGACCCCGATGTTCTTCGGTCGTGTCGGACGATCGCGAAGGCGGAAGATTGGTCGGGCGAAAGCTAGCGGAGAAAGGACACCGGGTTATCGGTTTCCTAAGCGGTCCGCCCCAGATTCGGATCTGCCAAGAGAGGTATGAGGGATTTTGCGAGGGGTTACGCGAAGCCGGCATCGCGCACGATCCCTCGCTGGTCGCGATCGGGGATTTCTCGGGATCTAGCGGAGCGGATCTTGCGATCCGGCTGCGGAATGAGCATCCGGGGATGACGGCTTTATTTTGCGCGAACGATCTGATGGCCATGGGTGCGATGATGGCTTTCGCCAAGTCGGGCGTCTCGGTGCCGGATCAAGTCTCGATCGTAGGTTATGATGGCGATCACTTCACGCCCTACACTTCGCCTCCAATGACTACGATTAAACATTCGAGAGAAGAAGTGAGCTCCACCGCGGTGAAGCTGTTAATGGAACTGCTGGAGGGAAATCCGGGAAGAGGGACTTCCGTGCCGCCGCAGCTCATCATGCGACAATCGCTTATCGGTTTGGACTGA
- a CDS encoding alpha/beta fold hydrolase codes for MRKAFYKRKRILFPLFFLILLLLFLFFPSWTPAIKDEDGKVLPNSIATLEEISLGSVKQSILIRGQSTDNPVLLFLHGGPGYPQIAYSRKYQQQLEKDFIVVNWDQRGSGKSYHWSLTNEDLQVDKLIEDTHRLTMHLRERFDQKKIYIVGHSWGSLLGTLTIQRYPENYYAYIGIGQVANSPLGEQRSYEFALREAKLRNNGKAIKELETIGSPPYRNPRKDATLERKWVSAFGGSERNISTYKDLIKGVFFAPEYSWFDGIKLALGDSFSRNAILPQTATANLFESVPELKVPVYFFMGKYDYMTPSEIAYEYYEQLIAPSKTFVWFERSAHFPHFEEKELFSEWMVRIKDETFVAR; via the coding sequence ATGCGCAAGGCATTTTACAAGCGAAAACGAATTCTGTTTCCACTCTTTTTTCTTATTCTTCTCCTTCTCTTTCTATTCTTTCCTTCATGGACTCCCGCAATTAAAGACGAAGATGGCAAAGTACTCCCGAACAGTATAGCGACCCTTGAAGAAATTTCTCTCGGCAGCGTTAAACAATCGATATTGATTAGAGGTCAGAGTACGGATAATCCAGTCCTTCTTTTCCTGCATGGAGGTCCGGGATATCCGCAAATCGCTTATTCTCGTAAATATCAGCAGCAATTGGAAAAAGATTTTATCGTCGTGAACTGGGATCAACGCGGTTCCGGGAAGTCCTATCATTGGAGTCTAACGAACGAGGATCTTCAAGTGGACAAGCTTATTGAGGATACGCATAGATTAACAATGCATTTGAGAGAAAGGTTCGATCAAAAGAAAATCTACATAGTCGGCCATTCTTGGGGAAGCCTGCTCGGAACGTTAACCATACAGCGATATCCGGAAAATTATTATGCCTACATCGGCATCGGACAAGTCGCGAATTCCCCTCTGGGAGAGCAACGTTCCTATGAATTCGCTCTAAGGGAAGCCAAGTTGCGGAACAACGGTAAAGCGATTAAGGAGCTTGAAACGATAGGATCTCCTCCTTATCGCAATCCTCGCAAGGACGCGACCTTAGAACGGAAATGGGTATCCGCTTTCGGGGGCTCCGAGAGGAATATCAGCACCTACAAGGATTTGATCAAAGGCGTGTTCTTCGCGCCCGAATACTCCTGGTTCGACGGAATTAAACTCGCTCTCGGGGACTCCTTCTCCAGAAACGCCATTTTACCGCAAACGGCAACCGCGAATTTATTCGAGTCCGTCCCGGAATTAAAAGTTCCCGTTTACTTTTTCATGGGCAAATACGATTATATGACCCCTTCGGAAATCGCTTACGAATATTACGAACAGTTAATCGCCCCTTCCAAAACGTTCGTATGGTTCGAGAGATCGGCTCATTTCCCGCATTTTGAAGAGAAGGAGCTATTCTCGGAATGGATGGTTAGGATTAAGGATGAAACATTCGTTGCAAGATAA
- a CDS encoding MurR/RpiR family transcriptional regulator — MSLLNAILDKMDSLHVKERRLAEYLLKHPQQAAKMTITELAAESGSSAATISRFCKTFHSHNFPDFKQKLATELVQQTSTSNQYQDVVAGNPLHDIVSGITANHLRSITDTTQVLDLNQLRLAIDALHGATRIDLYGSATSGIVAQDFFHKLIQIGKVAASFSDPHLQLTSAASLTPNDVAVGISYSGETPETIHALRSAAERGATTLSITRFGANRLAEDADIRLFTSSSEIGMRRGDMASRMAQLHVVDILFTGLVSEHFELYVPRLKRSYETVEQYITNKEERKSK, encoded by the coding sequence ATGAGCCTATTGAATGCGATTCTGGATAAAATGGACAGCTTACACGTCAAAGAACGAAGGCTTGCCGAATACTTGCTTAAACATCCCCAGCAAGCCGCGAAAATGACGATCACCGAGCTGGCGGCGGAATCGGGCAGCAGCGCGGCAACGATTTCCCGTTTCTGCAAAACGTTCCATTCGCACAATTTTCCCGATTTCAAGCAGAAGCTGGCAACCGAGCTCGTACAACAAACTTCCACCTCCAACCAGTATCAAGACGTTGTCGCCGGCAACCCGCTCCATGACATCGTATCCGGGATAACGGCCAATCACCTTCGCTCGATCACGGACACGACGCAAGTGCTCGACTTGAACCAGCTTCGCTTGGCGATCGACGCCTTGCACGGGGCTACTCGCATCGATCTTTACGGCTCGGCGACTTCGGGGATCGTGGCCCAGGATTTCTTCCATAAGCTGATCCAAATCGGGAAAGTCGCGGCTTCGTTCTCCGACCCCCACCTTCAGTTGACTTCGGCCGCGTCGTTGACTCCGAACGACGTAGCCGTCGGAATCTCCTACTCCGGGGAAACCCCCGAAACGATTCATGCTCTTCGCAGCGCGGCCGAGCGGGGCGCCACGACGTTGTCCATTACCCGGTTCGGAGCGAATAGGCTCGCGGAGGATGCGGACATCCGATTGTTTACTTCCTCTTCGGAAATCGGCATGCGGCGAGGGGACATGGCTTCCCGGATGGCCCAGCTTCACGTAGTAGACATTCTATTCACCGGACTCGTCAGCGAGCATTTCGAACTTTACGTCCCTAGGTTGAAGAGATCTTACGAAACGGTCGAGCAGTACATTACGAACAAAGAAGAGAGGAAATCCAAATGA
- the nagB gene encoding glucosamine-6-phosphate deaminase codes for MNILTYDSDDKLNEAAANIIVGQIQTTPRAVLGLATGGTPVGIYKQIVRDFQRGMVSFRNVTTFNLDEYVNIPKDHPESYHSYMNANLFDHIDLPASQCHIPDGNAADPVAECSRYDESIEISGQIDLQLLGLGHNGHIGFNEPAHALIKGTHVVDLAEETLEANARFFDSIDDVPKQALTMGVGTILKAKKILLVVKGADKADIVQKALQGPITTDVPASLLQTHPNLIVLLDTAAAGKLA; via the coding sequence ATGAACATTCTAACTTACGACAGCGACGACAAGCTTAACGAAGCGGCGGCCAACATTATCGTCGGCCAAATCCAAACTACCCCTCGGGCAGTGCTCGGGTTGGCAACGGGCGGAACGCCCGTCGGCATCTATAAGCAAATCGTCCGCGATTTCCAAAGAGGCATGGTCAGCTTCCGCAACGTGACGACCTTCAATCTGGACGAATACGTTAATATTCCCAAAGATCACCCTGAAAGCTATCATTCTTATATGAATGCCAATCTGTTCGATCACATTGACTTACCTGCATCGCAGTGCCATATTCCGGACGGCAATGCCGCCGATCCCGTAGCCGAATGCAGCCGGTACGACGAATCCATCGAAATATCCGGACAAATCGATCTTCAGTTATTAGGACTTGGCCATAACGGTCATATCGGCTTTAACGAACCGGCACATGCGCTGATCAAAGGCACGCACGTCGTCGATCTGGCGGAAGAAACTCTCGAAGCGAACGCTCGCTTCTTCGACTCGATCGACGATGTGCCTAAACAAGCTTTAACGATGGGCGTCGGTACCATTCTGAAAGCCAAAAAAATATTGCTCGTCGTCAAGGGCGCGGACAAAGCGGATATCGTTCAAAAAGCCCTTCAAGGGCCGATCACGACCGACGTTCCGGCATCGTTGCTTCAGACGCATCCGAATCTGATCGTACTGCTGGATACCGCAGCGGCAGGTAAACTCGCATGA
- the nagA gene encoding N-acetylglucosamine-6-phosphate deacetylase, which produces MNNNPRSDFQVVNARIVTPAGVVEHGILTVKEGIITEIAVSASNGQGLDPNLLQIDAHGQWVIPGFIDVHVHGGGGHDFMDSDSDGIAAITKFHAANGTTSLLATTLTASREDLTAVLERVSQFMAESMPYTQIVGVHLEGPFVNVKWKGAQNPAYILPPQPEWLEDWVNRFPGVIKIQTLAPEVEGSLEYIEKLASNGIVPSCGHTDATYEQIIEAADHGLRHAVHTFNAMTPLHHRQPGTVGAVLTDDRITAEVIADGHHVHPAGIKLITRAKGTHNVILVTDAMAAAGMPDGEYDLGGLPVHMKCGVARLKENDSLAGSTLTMISAVRYLVRTVGVSLEEASRMASANPARQLGIDSLTGSLEVGKAADFLLLDDSLELQSIWIRGSRFAN; this is translated from the coding sequence ATGAACAATAACCCTCGCAGCGATTTCCAAGTCGTTAACGCCCGTATTGTAACGCCAGCCGGCGTCGTGGAGCACGGAATATTGACCGTTAAAGAGGGTATCATTACGGAGATAGCCGTTTCGGCTTCGAATGGGCAAGGGCTCGATCCCAATTTGCTTCAAATCGATGCCCATGGACAATGGGTTATTCCGGGATTTATCGACGTGCACGTACACGGCGGAGGCGGTCATGATTTCATGGACTCCGACTCGGACGGAATAGCGGCAATCACGAAATTCCATGCCGCGAACGGAACGACAAGCTTATTGGCGACTACGCTGACCGCTTCCCGCGAAGATTTGACTGCCGTACTTGAGCGCGTTAGCCAATTCATGGCCGAATCGATGCCTTATACGCAAATCGTCGGCGTTCATCTGGAAGGGCCGTTCGTGAACGTAAAATGGAAAGGCGCGCAAAATCCGGCTTACATCCTTCCTCCGCAACCGGAATGGCTGGAAGATTGGGTAAACCGATTCCCCGGCGTTATTAAAATCCAGACGCTCGCTCCGGAAGTCGAAGGTTCTCTTGAATATATTGAGAAGTTAGCCAGTAACGGTATTGTCCCCAGTTGCGGTCATACCGATGCGACCTACGAGCAGATCATCGAAGCCGCCGATCACGGCTTAAGGCATGCCGTCCATACCTTTAACGCGATGACTCCGCTTCACCATCGCCAACCGGGCACCGTCGGCGCCGTGCTGACCGACGATCGCATTACGGCGGAGGTCATCGCCGACGGGCACCACGTTCATCCGGCCGGCATTAAGCTGATCACTCGGGCCAAAGGCACTCATAACGTTATTCTTGTCACCGACGCCATGGCAGCCGCGGGCATGCCGGATGGGGAATACGATCTTGGCGGACTTCCCGTCCATATGAAATGCGGCGTCGCGCGTCTGAAGGAAAACGATAGCCTTGCCGGAAGCACGCTCACGATGATTAGCGCCGTGCGGTATTTGGTTCGGACGGTCGGCGTATCCTTGGAAGAAGCAAGCCGAATGGCTAGCGCAAATCCTGCGCGTCAGCTTGGAATCGATAGCTTGACCGGTTCGCTGGAAGTCGGCAAAGCCGCGGATTTCCTGCTATTGGATGATTCTCTGGAGCTCCAGTCTATCTGGATTCGCGGATCTCGTTTCGCAAACTGA
- a CDS encoding ParM/StbA family protein: MIKLAGIDIGNDSVKLVVSGSNEPVIIPNIVSPGYERHVLQEEDAPLKALDVMVYSPKLKKKSQRYFVGQLASEDQDNAELEETDNKATSDQSLIVALTALAYASVTSVAHTLQPGQTIDQVEYIIGTGLPVRTYARYHQSFEERLVGEHEVTFLSTPKLRGRTVRVNIRRAIVSIEGAAALFHMATHENLQVRDEELYYGCIGICEMGALTTDFPVVKRMSIDNQFSTGEQLGLASYLDYIIRDVEDQFGYRFPSRTKLIQRIRRHEFIIQRVGEGQADIRPIVDNYFSRAAQKIVDLIRKRWKKYPDIQCFYVLGGGAAALKPYILDAAENMRLRFVEDSELQNVYGYLKLAKNKTSQSEAV, translated from the coding sequence ATGATTAAACTAGCAGGAATAGATATCGGCAACGACAGCGTCAAATTGGTCGTAAGCGGTTCGAACGAACCGGTTATTATCCCTAACATCGTATCGCCAGGTTACGAGCGGCACGTCCTTCAAGAGGAGGACGCCCCTCTTAAAGCCCTCGACGTTATGGTATATAGTCCGAAGTTGAAAAAGAAGAGCCAGCGTTACTTCGTCGGACAGCTCGCGTCGGAGGATCAAGATAACGCGGAGTTGGAGGAAACGGACAATAAAGCGACTAGCGATCAATCGTTGATCGTCGCGCTGACGGCTCTGGCTTACGCAAGCGTGACGAGCGTAGCGCATACTTTGCAGCCAGGCCAGACGATCGATCAGGTCGAATACATAATCGGAACGGGATTGCCGGTTCGCACGTACGCGCGTTACCATCAATCTTTCGAAGAGCGTCTGGTCGGCGAACACGAGGTTACTTTCTTGTCCACGCCGAAGCTGCGCGGACGCACGGTGCGGGTTAACATCCGTAGGGCAATCGTCTCCATCGAAGGCGCGGCTGCCTTGTTCCATATGGCTACTCACGAGAACCTTCAGGTAAGGGACGAGGAACTGTATTACGGCTGCATCGGGATTTGCGAGATGGGCGCGTTGACTACGGATTTCCCGGTCGTGAAGCGGATGAGCATAGACAACCAATTCAGCACGGGCGAACAGCTCGGATTAGCTTCCTATCTGGATTACATCATTCGCGACGTCGAAGATCAATTCGGTTATCGCTTTCCGAGCCGCACGAAGCTTATCCAACGTATTCGCAGGCACGAATTCATCATTCAGCGCGTAGGCGAAGGGCAAGCGGACATTCGGCCGATCGTCGATAACTACTTCAGCAGGGCCGCTCAGAAGATCGTGGATCTCATCCGCAAGCGCTGGAAGAAGTATCCCGATATTCAGTGCTTCTACGTACTCGGCGGCGGCGCGGCGGCGTTAAAGCCTTACATCCTGGATGCGGCAGAGAACATGCGCCTTCGTTTCGTCGAAGATAGCGAATTGCAGAACGTCTATGGCTACCTTAAGCTGGCGAAGAACAAAACTTCGCAATCGGAAGCCGTTTAA
- a CDS encoding M23 family metallopeptidase — MKWRHKKFTFMVIPDANSTVRRFQLSAVILVIGAIIAIAILASSITAFLLYRGNTGQIGQLKQQLSAATGDYEQMIENKDDHISELQTDLANLSEQTKTMSSRMNAIKKLEAELREMVGLDSADSTKSKAAKTSSTETDEDAEQFAMDGGKGGEELPVSDDEMALLIDRTRDRLLSLDEQIEIMKPELELTKVEVAKQQKLLAVTPTIWPTDSRRITSTFGIRKDPFTNRATTHAGLDIGGDTGDPIYAAADGTVIEADRSPSHGNNVLIAHSNGLRTHYSHMSKIRTTVGTKVKKGDVIGDLGSTGRSTGPHLHYEVIINGEHVDPSPYLRATRRSN; from the coding sequence ATGAAATGGCGACATAAGAAGTTCACCTTCATGGTGATCCCGGATGCGAACAGCACGGTTAGGCGTTTCCAACTATCGGCGGTCATTCTCGTAATCGGCGCGATCATAGCCATTGCTATACTTGCGAGCAGCATTACGGCATTCCTGCTATACCGCGGAAATACGGGCCAAATCGGTCAGCTTAAACAGCAATTGTCGGCGGCAACCGGAGACTACGAACAAATGATCGAAAACAAGGACGACCATATTAGCGAGCTTCAAACCGATCTGGCTAATTTGTCCGAACAAACGAAGACGATGAGCTCTCGCATGAACGCGATCAAAAAGCTCGAGGCGGAATTACGGGAAATGGTCGGATTGGATTCCGCGGATTCCACCAAAAGCAAGGCGGCTAAGACGTCGTCTACCGAAACGGACGAGGATGCCGAGCAGTTTGCCATGGATGGCGGCAAAGGCGGAGAAGAACTACCGGTCAGCGATGATGAAATGGCCTTATTGATCGACCGAACCCGCGATCGGCTTCTCTCCCTCGATGAGCAGATCGAGATCATGAAGCCCGAGCTCGAATTAACGAAGGTCGAAGTCGCCAAACAGCAGAAGCTGCTCGCGGTTACTCCAACGATCTGGCCGACGGATTCACGGCGGATAACGTCTACCTTCGGCATACGCAAGGACCCTTTTACGAATCGAGCCACCACTCACGCAGGTTTGGACATAGGCGGAGATACCGGGGATCCGATCTACGCGGCTGCCGACGGCACCGTAATCGAGGCCGATAGAAGCCCTTCCCATGGCAACAACGTGCTCATCGCGCATTCTAACGGTTTGAGAACTCATTATTCCCATATGAGCAAAATACGTACGACGGTCGGAACCAAAGTCAAGAAAGGCGACGTTATCGGCGACCTTGGCTCGACGGGACGAAGCACCGGCCCCCATCTCCATTACGAAGTGATCATCAATGGCGAACATGTAGATCCGAGTCCTTATCTTAGAGCAACTAGAAGGAGCAATTAA
- a CDS encoding bactofilin family protein, with product MFKNKKAKIDPNMTDTLIGEGTTFEGKIKSEAGIRVEGQMVGDIDCAGDITIGENGIARSDIRARNVVVAGQVVGNVAASGKLTIKASGQLHGNLSALELSIESGGIFQGTSKMDAKDAPVPVIAEEKIAPREPEIVKSVSPDGDAAAVFKTW from the coding sequence ATGTTTAAGAATAAGAAAGCAAAGATCGATCCCAATATGACCGACACTTTAATCGGAGAAGGAACGACTTTCGAGGGAAAGATTAAATCGGAAGCCGGAATCCGCGTTGAAGGTCAGATGGTCGGCGACATCGATTGCGCCGGCGATATTACGATCGGAGAGAACGGCATAGCCCGATCCGATATCAGAGCCAGGAACGTGGTCGTCGCCGGACAAGTGGTGGGTAACGTAGCCGCATCCGGCAAGTTGACGATCAAAGCAAGCGGACAACTCCACGGCAACCTGTCCGCTCTTGAGTTGTCTATCGAATCCGGAGGCATTTTCCAAGGAACGAGTAAGATGGATGCTAAGGATGCCCCCGTACCGGTTATCGCCGAAGAAAAAATCGCGCCTCGCGAACCCGAAATCGTTAAGTCCGTCTCTCCTGACGGCGATGCGGCTGCCGTTTTCAAAACGTGGTAA
- a CDS encoding DUF1294 domain-containing protein, with protein MLLLIGYYIVVNLITVYLMAHDKSQARKHGRRVPERNLFLWALIGGSVGAIIAMRVWRHKTKHMTFVVGMPAILVAQAILVLWYNGTTGH; from the coding sequence ATGCTGCTTTTGATCGGTTATTATATCGTCGTGAATCTTATCACGGTCTATTTAATGGCGCACGATAAGTCGCAGGCAAGGAAACACGGCAGAAGGGTGCCGGAAAGAAACTTATTTCTATGGGCGCTGATCGGAGGATCCGTGGGAGCAATTATTGCGATGAGAGTTTGGCGTCACAAAACGAAGCATATGACATTCGTCGTCGGCATGCCCGCGATATTGGTCGCGCAGGCGATCCTCGTATTGTGGTATAACGGTACGACCGGTCATTAA